One genomic region from Campylobacter concisus encodes:
- a CDS encoding portal protein: MIEVTSLANRYKQLENKRSSVLERARECAKLTIPSLLPPDGSDEQTKLYKPFQSQGARGVNTLASKLMLTLLPPNSPFFRFTIDPSLVQEGSKSADVEATLSQMESVLVNHIEASGERVQIFQFLRLLIITGNALLYFPSDVKGASLKIYRLDQYVCQRDPLGNLLEFLIKEQIAPMAITDETIKNAVLAKTKQLESSKNYVELYTRVYLDKDKGKWITAQEVGGFNLPEADGEFEKDELPYLALRWSALPNENYGRSYVDEVIGDLRSLEGLSQARLEASSASAKVLFFVAPNGTTRSIDIANAENLEVLEGNAEDVSVLQVNKNADIATIRESVNDLKQDLAFHFMMNSSIQRQAERVTAEEIRTMASELEESLGGTYSVLSQEFQLPYIKLKIQKLRESGAFPDGSENIEPLITTGLEGLGRGQDYNKIITFMQTASTLAPQAASMINYEYVLKSLATSLGIKDTDILLDAETIAQQQQQAQQQELMSKATPNLVSGISKAMTDPSVMQQMTQQQGEING, encoded by the coding sequence ATGATAGAGGTAACTTCTCTAGCAAACAGATACAAGCAGTTAGAAAATAAACGTAGCTCTGTCTTAGAGAGAGCAAGAGAGTGTGCTAAGCTTACCATCCCCTCACTACTACCGCCTGATGGCAGTGATGAGCAAACAAAGCTTTATAAACCCTTTCAATCACAAGGGGCTAGAGGTGTTAATACCTTAGCTTCAAAGCTTATGCTAACCCTACTTCCACCTAATAGTCCATTTTTCAGATTTACCATTGACCCTAGCTTAGTGCAAGAGGGCTCTAAGAGTGCAGACGTAGAAGCTACGCTATCGCAGATGGAGAGTGTGTTAGTAAATCATATAGAAGCTAGTGGAGAGAGGGTGCAAATCTTTCAGTTTTTAAGGCTATTAATCATTACTGGTAACGCCCTGCTCTACTTCCCTAGTGATGTTAAAGGGGCATCCTTAAAGATTTATAGGCTAGACCAATATGTATGTCAAAGAGACCCACTAGGCAACCTACTAGAGTTTTTAATAAAAGAGCAAATAGCTCCTATGGCTATAACTGATGAAACCATTAAAAATGCAGTACTGGCTAAAACAAAACAGCTAGAGAGCTCTAAAAACTACGTAGAGCTTTATACAAGGGTCTATCTTGATAAAGACAAAGGTAAATGGATAACAGCTCAAGAAGTGGGTGGCTTTAACTTACCTGAGGCTGATGGAGAGTTTGAGAAAGATGAGCTACCCTATCTAGCTCTCAGGTGGTCTGCACTACCTAATGAGAACTATGGCAGAAGCTATGTGGATGAAGTCATAGGAGACTTAAGGAGCTTAGAGGGCTTATCTCAAGCAAGGCTAGAAGCTAGTAGTGCTAGTGCAAAAGTGCTTTTCTTTGTAGCACCTAACGGCACAACTAGAAGTATTGATATAGCTAATGCTGAAAACTTAGAGGTGCTTGAGGGTAATGCAGAAGATGTTAGTGTGCTACAAGTTAATAAGAACGCAGATATAGCAACCATAAGAGAGAGCGTTAATGACCTTAAACAAGACCTAGCATTTCACTTTATGATGAACTCCAGCATACAAAGACAAGCTGAGAGGGTAACAGCTGAAGAGATAAGAACAATGGCAAGTGAGCTTGAAGAGAGCTTAGGAGGCACATATAGTGTGCTATCTCAGGAGTTTCAACTCCCTTATATCAAGCTAAAGATACAAAAGCTTAGAGAGAGCGGAGCATTCCCTGATGGTAGTGAGAACATAGAACCACTTATCACAACTGGTTTAGAGGGCTTAGGCAGAGGACAAGACTATAACAAGATTATAACTTTTATGCAAACAGCGAGCACTCTAGCACCACAAGCAGCTTCTATGATTAACTATGAGTACGTGCTTAAAAGCCTAGCCACATCGCTAGGTATAAAGGATACTGACATACTCTTGGATGCTGAGACGATAGCACAGCAACAACAACAAGCACAACAACAAGAGCTTATGAGTAAGGCTACTCCAAACTTAGTGAGTGGTATTAGCAAAG